One genomic segment of Chryseobacterium phocaeense includes these proteins:
- a CDS encoding glycine-rich domain-containing protein codes for METTILLKDESLWNRIQSFSLDASDAAFPFSKKLAKEERWTLDFTQKAIQEYKKFVYLCCILPNGASPSETVDKVWHMHLIYTQNYWEDFCPNILKRNLHHHPSKGGFNEKTKHQNWFSETLKSYREIFQHEAPKEIWEDESVEKRKPAFWTKGFRFLTLFSLLFLVYSCSGGIWGGVLLTVFCIVGFFSFISFISWIFSANINKEQDKNVSSNSDGGSGCSGGSSCSGGSSGCGSGCGGGCGGCGGGCGG; via the coding sequence ATGGAAACAACCATCCTATTAAAAGACGAAAGCCTTTGGAATAGAATTCAAAGTTTTTCATTAGATGCTTCAGATGCTGCTTTTCCTTTTTCGAAGAAACTGGCTAAAGAAGAGCGCTGGACTTTGGATTTCACTCAAAAAGCAATCCAGGAGTATAAAAAATTTGTTTATCTCTGCTGTATCCTCCCGAATGGAGCCTCGCCAAGCGAAACGGTAGACAAAGTATGGCATATGCATCTGATCTACACGCAGAACTACTGGGAAGACTTCTGTCCCAACATTTTAAAAAGAAATCTTCACCATCATCCTTCAAAAGGAGGTTTTAATGAAAAGACAAAACATCAGAACTGGTTTTCCGAAACACTGAAAAGTTATCGTGAGATTTTTCAGCACGAAGCTCCAAAAGAGATCTGGGAAGATGAATCCGTAGAAAAAAGAAAGCCGGCATTCTGGACAAAAGGATTCAGGTTTCTTACGCTGTTCAGCCTTTTATTTCTGGTGTACTCCTGCTCTGGAGGCATCTGGGGAGGGGTACTGCTGACTGTTTTTTGCATCGTTGGTTTCTTCAGCTTCATCAGTTTTATTTCATGGATTTTTTCAGCAAACATCAACAAAGAACAGGATAAAAATGTCAGCAGTAATTCTGATGGCGGGTCTGGTTGCAGCGGAGGTTCCAGTTGCAGTGGAGGAAGCAGCGGTTGCGGAAGTGGTTGTGGTGGCGGCTGCGGGGGCTGCGGAGGAGGTTGTGGCGGATAA
- the mnmA gene encoding tRNA 2-thiouridine(34) synthase MnmA — translation MKVVVGLSGGVDSSVTAYLLQQQGHEVVALFMRNWNDASVTLEDECPWIEDSNDALMVAQKLGIPFQVIDMSELYKERIVDYMFDEYQKGRTPNPDVLCNREVKFDVFMKTAMSLGADKVATGHYAQVTSTFDENGKEIFHLLAGKDNNKDQSYFLCQLSQEQLSKALFPIGELTKPQVREIAKEIGLVTADKKDSQGLCFIGKVSLPQFLQQQLVPKEGEIVEIFKDSALFSNEKPGFSSKEEELEFLSRKIHYKKSDGKVIGKHQGAQFFTIGQSKGLGIGGHKESCFIISRDMENNIIFVGEGHSFPGLHKEALKMDSSEVQWVREDLKLNNGDSMEVMARYRYRQPLQKAVLYQFEHASYIKFEEPQSAIAEGQFAAWYIGDELIGSGVIS, via the coding sequence ATGAAAGTAGTAGTAGGATTATCCGGAGGTGTAGACTCCAGTGTAACAGCGTATTTGCTGCAACAGCAAGGCCATGAAGTGGTGGCTTTGTTTATGAGAAACTGGAATGATGCATCGGTAACGCTTGAGGATGAATGTCCGTGGATTGAGGACAGCAATGATGCCCTGATGGTAGCCCAGAAACTGGGAATTCCTTTTCAGGTGATTGATATGAGTGAGCTTTACAAGGAGCGCATCGTGGATTATATGTTCGATGAATACCAGAAAGGAAGAACACCGAATCCCGATGTTTTGTGCAACAGGGAAGTGAAATTTGATGTTTTCATGAAGACCGCAATGTCTCTGGGAGCAGATAAGGTAGCTACCGGACATTATGCGCAGGTTACTTCAACTTTTGACGAAAACGGAAAGGAAATTTTCCATCTTTTAGCCGGAAAAGACAACAATAAGGACCAATCTTACTTTCTTTGTCAGCTAAGCCAGGAACAGCTGTCAAAAGCCTTGTTTCCCATCGGGGAACTGACCAAGCCACAAGTAAGGGAAATTGCAAAAGAAATAGGCCTTGTAACGGCTGACAAAAAAGACTCCCAAGGATTATGCTTCATCGGAAAGGTAAGCCTTCCCCAGTTTTTACAACAGCAGCTGGTTCCGAAAGAAGGTGAAATTGTAGAAATTTTCAAAGATTCTGCTTTATTTTCTAATGAAAAACCGGGATTTTCTTCAAAAGAGGAAGAACTGGAATTTTTATCCAGGAAAATCCATTATAAAAAATCCGACGGAAAAGTAATCGGAAAGCATCAGGGGGCCCAGTTTTTCACCATCGGGCAAAGTAAAGGACTTGGCATCGGAGGTCATAAAGAAAGCTGTTTTATCATCTCCAGAGATATGGAAAACAATATTATTTTTGTGGGCGAAGGGCACAGCTTCCCGGGATTACATAAAGAAGCCCTTAAAATGGACTCTTCAGAAGTGCAGTGGGTTCGTGAAGACCTGAAACTTAATAATGGTGATTCTATGGAGGTGATGGCGAGATACAGATACAGGCAACCTTTACAAAAGGCTGTTCTTTATCAGTTTGAACATGCATCTTATATTAAATTTGAGGAGCCTCAATCTGCAATTGCAGAGGGCCAGTTTGCGGCCTGGTATATTGGTGACGAGCTGATTGGAAGTGGCGTTATTTCATAA
- a CDS encoding ATP-dependent Clp protease ATP-binding subunit produces MDYKFSQGLSQVFKQSKSEAKRLKSEFLNTEHLLLGIIKTENSAKEILQNLNADLTQIRRKIETLNTASLNPISEEVTNISFTKMADHAIKRAELECRQYKSNEINTVHLLLGILYKYEDPTSNILGAYDIDYEGVSKEYQTMLKNSGQAPQNSAYDDDDDREEFEQMRKPSGNLGSAKSKTPTLDNFGRDLTSLARDGKLDPVIGREKEIERVSQILSRRKKNNPLLIGEPGVGKSAIAEGLALRIQQKKVSRVLYGKRVITLDLASLVAGTKYRGQFEERMKAIMTELEKNRDVILFIDELHTIVGAGSSTGSLDASNMFKPALARGEIQCIGATTLDEYRQYIEKDGALERRFQKVMVEPTNIDETIQILNQIKDKYEEHHNVVYTPEAILACVNLTSRYITDRFLPDKAIDAMDEAGSRVYIKNMKVPTEIIDFEKKIEEIKEMKQKAVKAQDYLEARKLKDEEERLQMELNAAQDKWDKDVKEKKETVTEENVAEVVSMMSGVPVTKVGKNELDKLAQMDDKLNGKVIGQEDAVKKVVKAIQRNRAGLKDPNRPIGTFIFLGTTGVGKTELAKVMARELFESDESLIRIDMSEYMEKFAVSRLVGAPPGYVGYEEGGQLTEAVRRKPYAVVLLDEIEKAHPDVFNILLQILDEGHVTDSLGRKIDFRNTIIILTSNIGTRDLKDFGDGVGFGTSAKKTTSDTRARSTIENALKKAFAPEFLNRIDDIVIFNSLVQDDIKKIIDIELNKLYGRLEKLGYKVDLTEDAKNFISEKGWDKDFGARPLKRAIQKYIEDLLAEMLVNKQLNEGETIILDLNEAKDGLIGKTSKPKKTTEKSSQS; encoded by the coding sequence ATGGATTATAAGTTTTCACAAGGTTTGAGCCAGGTGTTCAAACAAAGCAAAAGCGAAGCTAAAAGGCTGAAAAGTGAATTTCTCAATACAGAACATCTACTTTTAGGTATTATAAAAACGGAAAACTCTGCGAAAGAAATCCTTCAAAACCTTAATGCGGATTTAACACAAATCAGAAGAAAAATTGAAACTTTAAATACAGCGAGTCTAAATCCTATTTCTGAAGAGGTTACCAATATTTCTTTCACCAAGATGGCAGATCATGCTATTAAACGTGCGGAACTTGAATGCAGACAGTATAAAAGCAATGAGATTAATACCGTTCATCTGCTTTTAGGCATTCTTTACAAATATGAGGATCCTACTTCAAATATTCTGGGAGCTTATGATATCGATTATGAAGGAGTTTCAAAAGAATACCAGACGATGCTTAAAAATTCCGGGCAGGCACCACAAAACAGTGCGTATGATGATGATGACGACAGAGAGGAATTTGAGCAGATGAGGAAGCCTTCAGGAAATTTAGGTTCTGCAAAAAGTAAAACTCCTACACTGGATAACTTTGGGCGTGACTTAACTTCTTTGGCAAGAGACGGAAAATTGGATCCTGTAATCGGGCGTGAAAAAGAAATTGAGCGTGTTTCTCAGATCTTATCACGAAGAAAGAAAAACAACCCGCTTCTTATTGGTGAGCCAGGAGTTGGTAAATCTGCCATTGCAGAAGGACTGGCTTTGAGAATTCAGCAGAAGAAAGTGTCCAGAGTTCTTTACGGAAAGCGTGTAATCACTTTAGATCTGGCGAGTTTAGTAGCCGGAACCAAATACCGTGGTCAGTTTGAAGAAAGAATGAAGGCCATTATGACGGAACTGGAGAAAAACAGGGATGTCATCCTGTTCATTGACGAGCTTCATACCATTGTTGGCGCTGGAAGTTCCACAGGAAGTTTAGATGCATCAAATATGTTCAAGCCGGCTTTGGCAAGGGGAGAAATTCAATGCATCGGGGCAACAACGCTTGATGAATACCGTCAGTATATTGAGAAAGACGGAGCGTTGGAAAGAAGGTTCCAGAAAGTAATGGTAGAACCTACCAATATTGATGAAACCATTCAGATCCTGAATCAGATTAAAGATAAATATGAAGAACATCACAATGTAGTGTATACTCCGGAAGCAATTCTGGCGTGTGTCAACCTGACATCGAGATATATTACAGACCGTTTCTTACCGGATAAAGCTATTGATGCCATGGATGAAGCAGGTTCAAGAGTGTATATCAAGAATATGAAAGTGCCTACTGAGATCATTGATTTTGAAAAGAAAATTGAGGAAATCAAAGAAATGAAGCAGAAAGCTGTAAAAGCTCAGGATTATCTTGAAGCCAGAAAGCTTAAAGATGAGGAGGAACGTCTTCAGATGGAACTGAATGCTGCTCAGGATAAATGGGACAAGGATGTAAAAGAGAAAAAAGAAACCGTAACGGAAGAAAATGTAGCGGAAGTAGTTTCTATGATGAGTGGTGTTCCGGTAACGAAAGTGGGTAAAAATGAGCTTGATAAATTAGCTCAGATGGATGATAAGCTGAACGGAAAAGTAATCGGTCAGGAAGATGCTGTGAAGAAGGTGGTGAAAGCCATTCAGAGAAACAGAGCCGGTCTTAAAGATCCGAACCGTCCGATTGGTACCTTTATTTTCCTTGGTACTACCGGGGTTGGTAAAACCGAGCTGGCGAAAGTAATGGCAAGAGAACTTTTCGAATCTGATGAATCCCTGATCCGAATTGACATGAGTGAATACATGGAAAAATTTGCGGTTTCCAGATTGGTTGGGGCGCCTCCGGGATATGTAGGATACGAGGAAGGTGGACAATTAACGGAAGCTGTAAGAAGAAAACCTTATGCTGTGGTTCTTCTGGATGAGATTGAAAAAGCTCACCCTGATGTGTTCAACATTCTGTTACAAATTCTGGATGAAGGCCACGTTACCGACAGTTTAGGAAGAAAAATCGACTTCAGAAATACGATCATTATCCTTACTTCAAACATCGGAACCAGAGATCTTAAGGATTTTGGAGACGGTGTAGGATTCGGAACCTCAGCGAAGAAAACCACTTCAGATACCAGAGCAAGAAGCACCATTGAAAATGCCCTTAAAAAAGCATTTGCCCCTGAATTCCTAAACAGAATTGATGATATTGTGATCTTCAACTCTCTTGTACAGGATGATATCAAGAAAATCATTGATATTGAGCTGAACAAGCTTTATGGCCGACTTGAAAAATTAGGATATAAAGTAGATTTAACTGAAGATGCTAAGAACTTTATTTCTGAAAAAGGATGGGATAAAGACTTCGGTGCAAGACCATTGAAACGTGCTATCCAGAAGTATATTGAAGATCTGCTGGCAGAAATGCTGGTGAACAAACAATTGAATGAAGGAGAAACCATAATTCTTGACCTTAATGAAGCTAAAGACGGATTGATAGGAAAAACATCAAAACCGAAGAAGACCACAGAGAAATCTTCTCAGTCTTAA
- a CDS encoding glycosyltransferase, with product MKKKIITSAFSNLYTDQRIEKVCGTLHESGYQVELIGNDWNGAEQMERPYPFSRIHLVSTSLKTAYFEFNWKLYHLLKKKADQHTILHANDIDALLPNYLIAKKLNIPLVFDSHEIFSEMPAIQGKMSQKLWRYLEKSIVPRVKLMITASRGYANWFQKKYGADPVVVQNAQRRLDFTTEIPDNHPKIFLYQGAINPFRGIDKAILAMHHLDGVVLMIAGDGPRKKEYENFVVKENLQHKVQFLGKLKPDDLRAITLMADVGMSIEENGGDSYLYSLPNKVLDCIQCRVPLVLADLPEMRNIKNQFDVGEILKSHQPEHIAEAVKKILDKGRLGYQPELEKAAKFLCWENEEIKLLKVFEKVSE from the coding sequence ATGAAAAAAAAGATCATTACATCTGCCTTCAGCAACTTATACACGGATCAGCGTATAGAGAAGGTTTGCGGAACCCTCCACGAAAGCGGGTATCAGGTAGAACTGATCGGAAATGACTGGAACGGGGCAGAGCAGATGGAACGTCCATATCCGTTTTCGAGAATCCATTTAGTTTCCACAAGCTTAAAAACGGCTTATTTTGAATTTAACTGGAAACTGTATCATCTGCTGAAAAAAAAAGCAGATCAGCATACCATTCTTCATGCCAACGATATTGACGCCCTACTTCCTAATTATTTAATCGCAAAAAAGCTAAATATTCCTCTGGTTTTTGACAGTCATGAAATTTTTTCAGAAATGCCTGCAATTCAGGGCAAAATGTCACAAAAATTATGGAGGTATCTGGAAAAAAGCATTGTTCCCAGGGTTAAATTGATGATTACTGCCAGCAGAGGTTATGCGAACTGGTTCCAAAAAAAATACGGAGCAGATCCCGTTGTGGTTCAGAATGCACAGAGGAGACTGGATTTTACTACAGAAATTCCGGACAATCATCCTAAAATATTTTTATACCAGGGAGCCATCAATCCCTTTCGGGGAATTGATAAAGCTATTCTTGCGATGCACCATCTTGACGGTGTTGTTTTAATGATCGCAGGAGACGGACCCCGGAAAAAAGAGTATGAAAACTTTGTTGTTAAAGAAAATCTCCAGCATAAAGTACAGTTTTTAGGAAAACTGAAGCCTGATGATCTCAGAGCTATCACATTAATGGCCGATGTAGGCATGAGTATTGAAGAAAATGGAGGAGACAGTTACCTTTATTCCCTGCCAAACAAGGTTCTGGACTGCATCCAATGCCGGGTTCCTCTCGTATTGGCAGATCTTCCGGAAATGAGAAATATCAAAAACCAGTTTGATGTAGGCGAGATTCTTAAAAGCCATCAGCCTGAACACATCGCAGAAGCTGTAAAGAAAATTCTTGATAAAGGAAGGCTGGGTTATCAGCCGGAGCTGGAGAAAGCCGCGAAATTTCTCTGCTGGGAAAATGAGGAAATAAAACTGCTGAAAGTATTTGAAAAAGTATCAGAATAA
- a CDS encoding SufE family protein: protein MTIKEKQQEIIDEFAFLDDWEQKYEYIIDLGKELKGLPEDRKTDDNLIKGCQSKVWIDAEFKDGKLFFNADSDGILPKGIVSLLVSIYSGHSTQEILDSDFEFIAEIGLQEFLSPSRANGLMAMTKQIKFYAVAYQLKS from the coding sequence ATGACCATTAAGGAAAAACAGCAGGAAATAATTGACGAATTTGCGTTTCTTGATGACTGGGAGCAGAAATATGAATACATAATAGATCTCGGGAAAGAGCTGAAGGGCCTTCCAGAGGACAGAAAAACTGATGATAACCTGATCAAAGGCTGTCAGAGTAAGGTATGGATTGATGCTGAATTCAAAGACGGAAAACTTTTCTTTAATGCAGACTCGGACGGTATCCTTCCTAAAGGGATCGTTTCTCTGTTAGTGAGTATTTACAGCGGTCATTCTACCCAGGAAATTCTGGATTCTGATTTTGAATTTATTGCAGAAATAGGACTTCAGGAATTTCTTTCCCCGTCCAGGGCGAACGGATTAATGGCGATGACCAAACAAATTAAATTTTATGCAGTTGCCTATCAGCTAAAATCTTAG
- a CDS encoding glycosyltransferase family 9 protein → MTAPVFREFLEQNPDVEIVMVSRKNFESLFTDIPNVIFKGVNLDEYKGFFGLRRLANELIKEFNPDLIANLHDVIRTKILDKIYRRKGLKVFKINKGKEEKEELTDVWNLNKVQLKRTVERYADVFRAMGFSVELSHKLRPVSGQKEGIGLAPFAQHRGKMLPLEKSYELARILAQKYKIYFFGGGKKETETLEKWAHEIPNTESLSGKLNLSQELRKISELELMISMDSANMHLASLMGTRCVSVWGATHPYAGFLGFGQSENDVVQVKDLTCRPCSVFGDKECYRGDWACLEELNVQKIVEKILV, encoded by the coding sequence ATGACGGCTCCTGTCTTCAGAGAATTTCTGGAGCAAAATCCTGATGTGGAAATTGTAATGGTTTCCAGAAAGAATTTTGAGAGCTTATTTACTGATATTCCGAACGTTATATTTAAAGGAGTCAACCTTGATGAATATAAAGGATTCTTTGGATTGAGAAGGCTGGCCAATGAACTCATCAAAGAATTCAACCCGGACCTGATCGCGAATCTCCATGATGTGATCAGAACAAAAATCCTTGATAAAATCTACAGAAGAAAAGGACTGAAAGTATTTAAAATAAATAAAGGGAAAGAGGAAAAAGAAGAGCTAACCGATGTCTGGAACCTTAATAAAGTACAGTTAAAGAGAACAGTTGAGCGTTATGCTGATGTTTTCAGGGCTATGGGTTTCTCCGTTGAACTGTCACATAAGCTCAGGCCGGTATCCGGACAAAAAGAAGGAATTGGCTTGGCCCCTTTTGCCCAGCACAGAGGAAAGATGCTTCCTTTGGAGAAATCGTATGAGCTGGCCAGGATCCTGGCTCAGAAATACAAAATTTACTTTTTCGGAGGCGGGAAAAAAGAAACGGAAACCCTTGAAAAATGGGCCCATGAGATCCCGAATACCGAAAGCCTTTCCGGAAAATTAAACCTTTCACAGGAGCTCCGGAAAATCTCAGAACTGGAATTAATGATCTCCATGGACTCTGCCAATATGCACCTGGCAAGCCTGATGGGAACCAGATGTGTGTCGGTTTGGGGCGCAACACATCCCTACGCCGGTTTTCTGGGGTTTGGACAGAGCGAAAATGATGTAGTTCAGGTGAAAGACCTTACCTGCAGGCCTTGTTCCGTGTTTGGAGATAAAGAATGCTACCGTGGAGACTGGGCTTGTCTTGAAGAACTGAACGTTCAGAAGATCGTTGAAAAAATCCTTGTATAA
- a CDS encoding glycosyltransferase family 2 protein yields the protein MLLSVCIPVYNFDVRGLVSDLKKEISINGVDAEVILIDDASDERFKNTYQNLQKEVETFIFLEKNIGRSRIRNLFQQYASGKYLLFLDCDGKITEPNFLKNYTDFIQKHPETDVMYGGRIVSADAPDDEHYLRWKFSVERENLPLEFRLNKPYLSFQTNNFVIKKDIFEKVGFNPAFQKYGYEDLLFAMDLKSAQLKIDHISNPIFNNDLESNSVYLGKVEESIESLAAMLKDKNLAEKLSEVKLVRLYSKLPFKPLFGLILNDFTMKAVKKKLSKRGVDLRYLDVYKLGLLLKKMK from the coding sequence ATGCTGTTGTCAGTATGCATTCCTGTCTATAACTTTGATGTCCGCGGACTTGTCTCCGATTTAAAAAAGGAAATCAGCATTAACGGAGTAGATGCAGAGGTCATTCTGATTGATGATGCTTCGGATGAAAGATTTAAAAATACCTATCAAAACCTTCAAAAAGAGGTTGAAACCTTCATTTTTCTTGAAAAAAACATCGGAAGATCCAGAATCAGGAATCTTTTTCAACAATATGCATCCGGAAAATATCTGCTATTTCTGGATTGTGACGGAAAAATTACAGAACCTAACTTCTTAAAAAACTATACGGATTTTATTCAGAAACATCCGGAAACCGATGTTATGTATGGGGGGAGAATTGTTTCGGCAGATGCGCCGGATGACGAACATTATTTAAGATGGAAATTTTCTGTTGAACGCGAAAACCTCCCGCTTGAATTCCGACTGAATAAACCTTATTTAAGTTTTCAGACCAATAATTTTGTCATTAAAAAAGATATTTTTGAAAAAGTGGGTTTCAACCCGGCTTTTCAGAAATATGGCTATGAAGACCTTCTTTTTGCGATGGATCTGAAATCAGCACAATTAAAGATTGACCACATCAGCAATCCCATATTTAATAATGATCTTGAAAGCAACAGTGTGTATCTGGGTAAAGTAGAGGAGTCTATAGAAAGCCTCGCTGCCATGCTGAAGGATAAAAATCTCGCTGAAAAATTATCAGAAGTAAAATTGGTCAGGCTGTATAGTAAGCTTCCTTTTAAGCCGTTATTTGGGCTTATTCTGAACGATTTCACTATGAAAGCGGTAAAGAAAAAATTATCAAAAAGAGGAGTGGATCTGAGATATCTTGATGTGTACAAACTGGGACTTCTGCTCAAAAAGATGAAATAA
- a CDS encoding bifunctional folylpolyglutamate synthase/dihydrofolate synthase — MTNGQYQEAVDWLFVQAPNYQIDGLKAYKPGLDNITKLCAFFGNPQEKISCIHIGGTNGKGSSSNMLASVLQEAGYKVGLYNSPHLIDFTERIKVNGNNCNKDFVFDFIQKLKTLPEDILPSFFEFTTIMAFEYFYQQGVDFAIIEVGLGGRLDSTNIIKPLLSAITNVQLDHQNILGNTIEQIAAEKAGIIKHHTPIISGDENDSVKNIIRQKALAEDAPFVDATVIKSELGSDLKGNYQQKNIRVVLALIEELKKLNVPVSDEQIEKGLLHVHQNTGFIGRWFEFSKDPLTICDTGHNQAGLEYVFSQLNTINRHKHVILGFVNDKKIDEVMALLPENSEFYFAKPSINRGRHPEDYENLLQQAKISYTIFNSVQEAYLSAKERCTNEEMIFVGGSNFVVGEFLEKNLEFSE, encoded by the coding sequence ATGACAAATGGACAATACCAGGAAGCGGTAGACTGGCTTTTCGTACAGGCTCCGAACTATCAGATCGATGGCCTGAAGGCCTATAAACCGGGGTTAGACAATATTACAAAGCTTTGTGCTTTCTTTGGAAATCCTCAGGAAAAGATATCATGCATCCACATTGGAGGAACCAATGGGAAAGGCTCTTCCAGTAATATGCTGGCTTCTGTTCTTCAGGAAGCAGGCTATAAAGTCGGGCTTTACAATTCTCCGCACCTGATTGATTTCACGGAACGCATTAAAGTGAACGGTAACAACTGTAATAAGGACTTTGTTTTTGATTTTATTCAAAAGCTAAAGACCCTACCTGAAGACATCCTTCCATCGTTTTTTGAGTTTACCACCATTATGGCTTTTGAATATTTTTATCAGCAGGGAGTAGATTTTGCCATTATTGAAGTGGGACTCGGCGGAAGACTGGATTCTACCAATATCATTAAGCCTCTTCTTTCTGCGATCACCAATGTACAGCTGGACCATCAGAATATTTTAGGGAATACTATTGAACAGATCGCTGCGGAAAAAGCAGGTATCATAAAACATCATACCCCGATTATTTCCGGAGACGAAAATGATTCGGTGAAAAATATCATCAGACAGAAAGCTCTTGCCGAAGATGCTCCCTTCGTTGATGCTACGGTCATCAAATCGGAACTTGGTTCTGATCTTAAAGGCAATTACCAGCAAAAAAACATCCGTGTTGTTCTTGCCCTCATCGAAGAATTAAAAAAATTAAATGTCCCTGTTTCTGATGAACAGATTGAAAAAGGACTCCTCCACGTTCATCAAAACACCGGTTTCATTGGCCGTTGGTTTGAGTTTTCAAAAGATCCGCTTACCATTTGCGATACCGGGCACAATCAGGCAGGCCTTGAGTATGTATTTTCACAATTGAATACAATTAATCGTCATAAGCACGTTATTCTGGGATTTGTGAATGATAAAAAGATCGATGAAGTAATGGCTCTTCTTCCTGAAAACTCTGAGTTCTATTTTGCAAAACCATCCATCAACAGGGGAAGACATCCGGAAGATTATGAAAATCTACTGCAGCAAGCAAAAATTTCCTATACAATTTTCAATTCCGTACAGGAAGCGTATCTTTCTGCAAAAGAGCGATGTACAAACGAAGAAATGATTTTTGTGGGCGGAAGCAACTTTGTAGTTGGAGAATTTTTAGAAAAAAATTTGGAGTTTTCCGAATAA
- a CDS encoding TolC family protein, with product MKKVWIIVFGLSCLGLSAQKKWSLRECVDYAVEHNLQVIQNQYSKQIQDSNLKMAKKEYLPSVSGNMSNNVSFGQTSFGTGSLRNDRFSNSANLGADILVYNNGRLEKNIRKIQFDVEASQYDIETIKNDISLQIAQQYLTVLLNKEIVKISQSAVENAQKQYDRAKITTQVGTTAQTILAEAEAALAREKQNLKTAEINVGRALFAIVQLLQLPDYKGFDVEDVAVGETLPSQLKSVDEVLTTAYENQPQIKAAESRIRSAEAQTEVSKTAFWPTLTASAGIGSFYNNLLNKSYDQFGNIVNDPSFFQQYKDNFGQQVGVSLNVPIFNKGITKLQVEQSKINQSIAKNTLEQQKNTVRQNVQKAQFDADANYETFLSAVETEKSTKLALEFADKSYTAGRSTIYDVNVARNNYANAQGSVAQAKYNYLFSLKLLNFYSGIPLTL from the coding sequence ATGAAAAAAGTTTGGATTATCGTTTTTGGATTAAGTTGTCTGGGACTAAGCGCTCAGAAAAAATGGTCCTTAAGAGAATGCGTAGACTATGCTGTGGAACATAATCTCCAGGTTATCCAAAATCAATATTCCAAACAGATCCAGGATTCTAATCTTAAAATGGCTAAAAAGGAATATCTGCCATCAGTATCTGGAAACATGAGCAATAATGTGAGTTTCGGGCAGACTTCATTCGGAACCGGAAGTTTAAGGAATGACCGGTTTAGTAACAGTGCCAATCTCGGAGCCGACATTTTAGTTTACAATAACGGCAGGTTAGAAAAAAACATCAGAAAGATCCAGTTTGATGTAGAAGCCAGCCAGTATGACATAGAAACCATTAAAAATGATATTTCCCTGCAGATTGCCCAACAGTATCTAACGGTTCTCCTGAATAAGGAAATTGTAAAGATTTCTCAAAGTGCTGTAGAAAACGCTCAGAAACAATATGACAGAGCGAAAATAACCACGCAGGTGGGAACCACTGCACAAACCATTCTTGCGGAAGCGGAGGCAGCACTGGCAAGAGAAAAACAAAACCTTAAAACCGCAGAGATTAATGTGGGGAGAGCTTTGTTTGCCATCGTTCAGCTTTTGCAGCTTCCGGATTATAAAGGATTCGATGTGGAAGATGTGGCTGTAGGAGAAACACTGCCTTCTCAGCTTAAATCAGTGGATGAAGTTCTTACTACTGCCTATGAAAATCAACCGCAGATCAAGGCGGCAGAAAGCAGAATCAGATCCGCAGAAGCTCAGACGGAAGTTTCAAAAACAGCATTCTGGCCTACATTAACGGCAAGTGCAGGAATTGGAAGTTTTTATAACAACCTGTTGAATAAAAGCTATGATCAGTTTGGTAACATTGTGAATGATCCTTCTTTTTTCCAGCAGTATAAAGATAACTTCGGTCAGCAGGTAGGAGTTTCCCTGAATGTGCCTATTTTCAATAAAGGGATTACAAAATTACAGGTTGAGCAGTCTAAAATCAACCAGAGTATCGCCAAAAACACCCTGGAGCAGCAGAAAAACACGGTAAGACAGAATGTTCAGAAGGCCCAGTTTGATGCGGATGCTAATTATGAAACATTCCTTTCCGCAGTGGAAACAGAAAAGAGTACAAAGCTTGCTCTGGAGTTTGCAGATAAGAGTTATACGGCAGGAAGATCTACCATTTATGATGTGAACGTGGCCAGAAATAATTATGCGAATGCTCAGGGATCGGTTGCCCAGGCAAAATATAATTACCTTTTCAGCCTTAAACTGCTGAATTTCTATTCAGGAATTCCATTAACTTTGTAA